The genome window ACGGCATCCCGTTCTACGTCGCCGCTCCGTCGAGCACGTTCGACCTGACGCTCGAGACCGGGGCGGGCATCCCGATCGAGCAGAGAAAATCGGACGAGATCACGCACGGATTCGGCCGCCAGACTGCCCCAACTGGTGTTCAGGTGTATAATCCGGCGTTCGACGTGACGCCGGCCGACCTGATCGCCGGCATCATCACGGAGCGAGGAGTGATCTCGCCCGTGACCCGGGAGAATGTCGTGAGAATGGTCGAGGTCTGACGGGGAGGTCCGGAGGGGCTTTCACCGGCGGAGCAGGACGTTCCGGTTCGCCCCTTTCGATCCGCCCCCTCGCCGATCATCGCCACTCCATGTCCGACATCGTCATCCGCGGCGCCCGCGAGCATAACCTTCGCAACGTCGATCTCACGCTGCCCCGCAACAAGCTGATCGTCATGTCCGGGGTGTCGGGCTCCGGCAAGAGCTCGCTCGCTTTCGACACCGTCTACGCGGAAGGTCAGCGGCGGTACGTCGAGTCGCTCTCGACCTACGCCCGGCAATTTCTGGGGCAGCTTCCCAAACCCGAGGTCGACGCCATCAGCGGCCTCGCGCCGTCGATCTCGATCCAGCAGAAGACCGCCTCCCGCAACCCGCGGAGCACCGTCGGGACGATCACCGAGATCTACGACTACCTGCGGGTCCTCTTCGCCCGCGTCGGCCAGGGGCACTGCGTCCAGTGCCAGAAGCCGATCACGGCCCAGACGACCGACCAGATTCTGGAGCGGATCCTCACGCTCCCCGAGGGGACGCGGTTCCAGATCCTCGCCCCGCTGATCCAGAACCAGAAGGGGGAGTTCCGCGACCTGTTCGCCGACCTCCTGAAGCAGGGATTCCTGCGGGCCCGGGTCGACGGCGAGGTCGTTTCGCTCTCGGACGACCTCCAGCTCAAGAAGCACTTCAAGCATACGATCGAAGTCGTCGTCGACCGCCTTGTCGCCGGGAAACAGAACCGGACGCGGCTGGCCGAAGCGATCGAAACGGCGGTCCGGCTCTCCGGCGGGACGCTGCTGGTCGACGTCGCGGAGGAGAGGCCCCAGGAGAAGCAAAAGGAGTCCCCACCCGAGTCGGACGAAGAGGGTTCTCCGCCCCCGGCGACGAACTCCCGGCTCTACTCCGCCAAGTACGCCTGCCCCGACTGCGGCATCGGCTACGAAGCGCCGTCCCCACAGCTCTTCAGCTTTAACAGCCCGCTCGGGATGTGCCCCGAGTGCCAGGGGCTGGGGCAGCGTCACGAGTTTCTCCTCGACAAGATTGTCGCCGCGGCGGAGAAGTCGATCCATCAGGGAGCGCTGCATCTGCTGGGGACGTTCAAGGGGATGGGCCGCTGGCGGCGGCACATCTACGACGGCGTCGCCCGGGCGATCGAGCAGGACTGTGAGCTCGACGAAGGCTCGTTCCTCAAGACACCGTGGCAGGATCTCGACGAGACGGCGAAGGAAATGTTTCTGCAGGGGATGGGAGACCGCCACATCACCTACGCATGGCGGCACAGCGGCGGCCTGTGGAAGCACGGCGGCAAGTGGGCCGGCTTCCTCCCGGAACTTCTCGACGAGTACCGCAAAGCCAAGAACCCGATGCGGCGGAAGCAGCTCGAGAAGTTCATGGAGGTCACGGTCTGCTCGGCCTGCGATGGCGAGCGGCTGAACCGCCAGGCGCGGAATGTGACGGTGACGGGACTAGGGACTAGAGACGAGGGTCTAGGGAGAGAGGCGACAGAAGAGACTTCGTCAAAACGCGGTGGCCGGAAGCGCAACTCGAAGAAGGGAGCCGAAGCAGCCCTTGCCGCTTCCCCCACGACCTTCCGCCTTCCGCCTTCCGCCTTAAGCCTCTCCAAGGTCTGCTCGCTCAGCGTCGAAGAAGCCCTCCACTTCTTCCAGGAACTCCAGCTCGACGCCACACAGCAGCTCATCGCCTCCGAGGCGCTCAAGGAGATCCGCGGGCGGCTCGGGTTCCTGCTCCGCTGCGGTCTGAACTACCTGACGCTCGACCGCTCGGCCCCGACTCTCTCCGGGGGCGAGTCGCAGCGGATCCGGCTCGCCGGGCAGATCGGGTGCGGCCTCGTCGGCGTCCTCTACATCCTGGATGAGCCGTCGATCGGCCTGCACCCGCGTGACAACACGATGCTCCTGCGGAGCCTCGAAGACCTCCGCGACCAGGGGAACACCGTCATCGTCGTCGAACATGACGAAGAGACGATGCTCGCCGCCGACCACATCGTCGATTTCGGCCCCGGCCCCGGCGTGCGGGGGGGCGAGGTGATCGCCACGGGGACCGTCGAGGACATCAAGAAGTCGCCGCGGAGCCAGACCGGGGCGTTCCTCTCCGGACGGCGGTCGATCAAGGTTCCGGAGCAGCGGCGGCCGATCGGCAAGCCGAAGATCCGGATCACCGGCGCCGCTCACAACAACCTCAAGAACGTCGACGTCGATATTCCGCTCGGGGCGTTCGTCTGCGTCACCGGCGTCAGCGGCTCGGGGAAGAGTTCGCTGTGCAACGACATCCTGTGGGAGATCCTGAACCGGGACCTCAACAAGGGGATCGGGCATCCCGGGAAGTTCAAGGCCATCTCAGGCCTCGACCATCTCGACAAGGCGATCGATATCGACCAGTCCCCGATCGGCCGGACGCCGCGGTCGAATCCCGCGACCTACACGAAACTGGCCGACGAGATTCGCGACCTCTACGCCCAGCTGCCTCAGGCCAAGCTCCGCGGCTACACCTCCGGGCGGTTCAGCTTCAACGTGGCGGACGGCCGCTGCGAGGCCTGCGAGGGACACGGGGCGACGAAGCTGGAGATGGACTTTCTCGCCGACATCTGGGTGAAGTGCCCCGTCTGCGAGGGGAAGCGGTTCAACCACGAGACGCTCGAAGTCCGCTACAAGGAGAAGAGCATCGCCGATGTCCTCGACATGGACATTCAGGAGGCGCTCGAGCTGTTCAAGAACCATCCCAAGATCCACGGGATGCTGAAGACCCTCCACGACGTCGGTCTCGACTACCTCAAGCTCGGCCAGCCCTCGCCGACGCTTTCCGGCGGCGAAGCCCAGCGGATCAAGCTGGCCCGGGAGCTCGGCAAGCGATCGACCGGGCGGACGCTCTATCTCCTCGACGAGCCGACGACCGGCCTGCACTTCGCCGACGTCGAGATGCTGCTGCAGGTGCTGCACAGCCTCGTCGACGCCGGCAACACGGTCCTCGTGATCGAGCACAGCCTCGACGTCATCAAGACCGCCGACTGGGTGATCGATATCGGGCCCGAAGGGGGAAGCGGCGGCGGGCGGGTCCTCGTGACCGGAACGCCGGAAGAGGTCGCGGCCTGCGAGTCTTCGCACACGGGACGAGCGCTCCGCACCGTCCTGGAGCCGCGCGTCGAAACGACGTCCCCGCGGAAGGGGGCCAAAGAACGCGCTGCGGCCGCTGCCGCGGCGCTCGCGGCTCAGACACTCAACTCCGCCATCACGATCCGGGGCGCGGCGCAGCACAACCTGCAGTCGGTCGACGTCACGGTCCCCCGCGACCAACTCAGCGTCTTCTGCGGTCCCAGCGGCAGCGGTAAGACGTCGCTGGCGATGGACACGCTCTACGCGGAGGGGCAGCGGCGGTACGTCGAGTCGCTTTCGTCGTACGCGCGGCAGTTCCTCGGCCAGATGCCGAAGCCCAAGGTCGAACACATCAGCGGACTATCGCCCGCGATCGCGATCGAGCAGAAGACGGTCGGCAACACTCCCCGGTCGACCGTCGGCACCGTCACCGAGATCTACGACTACCTGCGGGTCCTCTTTGCCCGGCTGGGACAACCCTACTGCCCCGACTGCCAGGTCCCTGTCAGCAAGCAGACGACGGATGAGATCGTGAACCGGATTCTGGCGCTGCCGGAAGGGGAACGGCTCTACATTGCCGCGCCGATCGAGGTTGCCGTGGGGCAGAGCTACACGAAGCTCTGGGACCGGCTGGGGACGCAGGGGTATCTCCGCGTGCGGATCAACGGGACGACCTATGCGATTGAAGACGTGCCGAAGATTGACCACAAGCGGGATCACCTCGTCGAGGTGATCGTGGACCGGGTCAAGATCGACGCGGAGGGCCGGGGGCGGATCGCGGACTCGACGGAGTCGGCGCTCGACCTTGGTAAGGGGGTCGTTCACATCGTTCATGTTCAGAAGGATGTTCCGGAGGAGAAGTGGCCGGTCGACCGTCTCAGCCTGCACTATTCGTGTCCGAAGTGTTCGGGCCGGATGTAGCATTGTTTGAAGACGGATCGGAGAGGTATCTCACCGACACCAGCAAGCGAACGGACTGTCCATCGCATGAGCCAACCGGGGTCCAGGGGGTACCCCTGGTGGGGGATGCAAGGGGGCAACGCCCCCTTTGCCCGCCGGAGGCTTGGCCGTCGAGAGATGTCTGAAGGAATGCGTGTCCAATCGCGGACAACGCGTCGTATGCCCCCTCACAAACCCGCGGGGATCCCAAGGCGAGCAGTGAGTCCTCAACGCCGGTTCCCCAAAGGGGACGTCCGTTGTTTACCACGGTTCCTCATGAAAGTGCCTCCGGCGGCAAGATCGTGTTCCGACGCCCGCGCTTCCGGCTGGTGTTTGTTTCCGAGCCGAGCACCAACTGCAGCTATCGAATCCAGCCACCGCCCAGGACGCGGTCGCCGTCATAGAGAACGACCGCCTGGCCGGGCGCGACACCGAACTGCGGCTCGTCGAACGTGACGCGGAGCTGGTCCTCGCCGATCCGCTCCGCCACGCACGCCGCCGGAGTGTGCTGGTAGCGGATCTGAGCCGTGGCGCGGATCTCTTCCGGAGGCGAGGGGATCAGCCAGTTGAGCTGGTCTGCTTCCAGCGTCCGGCGGCCGAGTTCCTCCCGCGTGCCGATCACAACCCGGCGGGTCTCGGGCTCGATCCGGACGACGAACCGCGGCTCGCCGAACGCGACTCCCAGCCCCTTCCGCTGGCCAATCGTAAAATTCTGATAGCCGTCGTGCCGTCCCAGGACGGCGCCGCTCGTGTCGACGAGTTCCCCCGCCGTCTCCTGCGGTCCGCGGAACCGCTCGATGAAGGCGGAATAGTCGTTGTCCGGGATAAAGCAGATCTCCTGGCTGTCTGGCTTCTGGGCGACCTGCATCCCCGCCCGGGCCGCCAGCTCGCGGATGTACGGCTTCTCGAAGTCTCCGACCGGAAAGAGAATCCGGTCCGTCAACTCCGGGTCGATCCCGAACAGGACGTACGACTGGTCCTTCGCGGGATCGCGGCCGCGGAACAGCCCCGGACGGGACTCGCCCGGAACGGAGGTCAGCCGGGCGTAATGTCCGCTGGCGATGCAGTCGGCGTCGACCTGCTGCGCAAAGTCCCACAGCTTGCCGAACTTGAGCCAGATGTTGCACTTCACGCACGGGTTCGGCGTGCGGCCGGCGAGGTACTCGTCGGCAAAGTAGTCCTGGATCCGTCCGAAGCCCTCTTGGAAGTTGAGGGCGTAGAACGGGATGTCGAGCAGATCGGCGACGCGGCGGGCGTCGGATGCGTCGGATGCGCTACAGCACCCTTGCTTGTGGGCCTTGGCGGCGATGATCGGGAGCGGATTGTCGTCGAGCCGGCAGGCCTCGGCGGCGGCGGTCATGCCGGAGCGCATGAAGAGCCCGATCACCTCGTGCCCCTGCTCCTTGAGCAGCAGCGCCGAGGCGGAACTGTCGACTCCTCCGCTCATGGCCAAAACGACGCGCACGACCTGACTACCTCGTCAATGACTTCCGGGAGTGAAACACCAAGTCACCAAGGATGCACACAGGTCACAAAGAAAGGAACTCGGACCCGTTCCGAACCGAGTTGTGCATCGCCCTTGGTGTTCTTGGTGCCGGCTTGGTGCCTTGGTGTTGAACCGTTCGTCCGGATGGACCACGGCCTAGTCGATAATCTTGCTGATCTGATACTCGACGATCCCGGTCGCTCCCGCCTGCTTGAGGTTGGGGATGATCGTCCGGACGACCGACTCGTCGAGAATTGTATTCACGGCGACCCAGTCCGGGTTGGAGAGCGACGAGACCGTCGGGCCCTGGAGGGAGGGAAGCTGCTTGAGAACGGCGTCGAGATCGGAGCGACGGACGTTCAGCATCAGGGCGACCTTCCCCTCGGCGGCGAGGCACGACTGAAGCATCATGGAGATATTCTCCAGCTTCCGACGCTTCCACGCGTCGTCCCACGACTTGCGGTTGGCGATCAGCCGGGTCGTGCTCTGGATCACCTCGGCCACGATCCGCAGGTTGTTGGCCCGCAGGGAGGAGCCGGTCTCGGTCACTTCGACGATCGCGTCCGCCAGCCGCGGCGGCTTGACCTCGGTCGCCCCCCAGGAGAACTCGACTTCCGCGGTCACGCCGTGCTCGGCGAGGTACTGCTTCGTCAGGCCGACCGCTTCCGTCGCGATCCGCTTCCCCTGGAGATCCTTCACGGTCTGGACGGGGGAGTTCTCGGGAACGCACAGGACCCAGCGGACCGGGCGGCGGCTCACCTTGGAAAAGACCAGCTCGCAGACTTCGTGGACGTCGGCGTTGGTTTCCTTGACCCAGTCGTAGCCGGTGATGCCGGCGTCGAGAATGCCGTTTTCGACGTACCGGGCCATCTCCTGGGCCCGGATCAGGAGGCACTCGATCTCCTTGTCGTCGATCTGCGGGTAGTAGGAGCGGGAGGCGAAGGTGATGCGGTAACCCGCCTTCTTGAACAGTTCGGCGGTCGCCTCCTGCAGGCTGCCTGCCGGAATCCCAAGGCGGAGAATACTTTCGGACATTATCGGTCTTCTGTTCTGATCGGGGGCGGCGAGGCGGCCCCGGGGGCGCTGCGGCCGGCGCAGGCGGACGCCTGAACTCCAACGACGCTTCAAGGGCGGATTCTGTCGGAACGGGCGGGGTCCCTCAACCCAGCGTGCCGCCCGGTTCGCCCCAGCCGGACGGCGACCGCGTGCACCGTTGGGCTTTTCGGAGCCGCAAAAAAAGAGAGGCGGCCGATGACCGAAGTCACCGACCGCCTCCGAGGAGGGTCTTCGATGGGGAAATCCCGCGGGAAACCCCTTTCCGATTCACCAACCGCGATTACTCGGCGTTCTGCAGGATCGTGAAGAAGGCGGACTTGCCCCGCTTCACGTGCAGCCGGACACCCTTATCGAGCGAACCGGAGTCGAGGGCCTTCTGGAAGTCCTCGACCGAGGAGACCGACTGTCCCTGCACCTTCAGGACCACGTCCCCCTGCCGCAGACCGGCCGCGGCGGCCGGGCCATCGCCCCGCACGTTGCGGACGACGACGCCGTGGGCATCTCCTTCGAGGCCGAGCTGCTCGGCGATCTCGTTGTCGAGAGCCACGACCGACAGGCCGAGCTTCCCGTTCTGGGTCGCTTCCGCCGGGACGGGCTTGGCCATCTTGGCGAGGGCCGGGGTGTAGTCGGACGGCATCTGCTCGACCTTCACGACCATCGGCTTCTTGTCACCGTCGCGGAGGACGGTCGCCTGGTATCCCTTGCCCGGCTCGCACTGCTCGACGACCCCCTGGAGCTCGGTCTGGTTCGCGATCTTGCGACCGGCGAATTCCAGGATCACGTCGCCCGACTGCAGGCCGGACTTTTCCCCAGGCGACTTCGGCATGACTTCGCCGATCAGGGCCCCTTCGTTGGGACCGACGCCGAAGCTCTGGCGGAGGTTCGGAGTCATCGGCTGCAGGGCGACACCGAGGTAGGCCCGGCGGACCGAGCCGTCCTTGATGAGTTGCTCGGCGACCCAGCGGGCCATGTTCCCCGGGATGGCGAAGCCGACGCCGTCGTATCCGCCGCTGCGGGTCGAGATGGCGGTGTTGATGCCGATCACTTCCCCGTTGAGGTTCACGAGCGGGCCGCCGCTGTTGCCCGGGTTGATGGCCGCGTCGGTCTGGATGAAGTCTTCCCGCTCGTTGATCGAAGGAGCCCGGCCGCGGGCACTGATGATCCCGGCCGTGACCGTCGTTCCGATGTCGAACGGGTTCCCGACCGCGAGGCACCAGTCACCGACGAGGGCCGTATCGCTGTCTCCCATCTTGAGGGCGGGGAGCGGACTCCCCGTCGGGGCGAGGCGGACGATAGCGACGTCGGAGCGCGGGTCGTTGATCCACGATTCCGCCTTGATGACGCGGCCGTCCTGGAGGTGGACCGTGACCGAGTCCGCGCCGTCCACGACGTGGCTGTTGGTCATCACGATGCCGTCGGCGTCGATGATGAATCCCGAGCCGGCGCCGCGCTGGGCGGGCATGCGGCGTTGCGGTCCCCCCTGGCGGAACATCTCCCGCATCTGCGGGTTGCCGCCGAAGAACTGCTCGAGCATTTCTTCGTTCCCTTCGAACTGGACTCCTTCGCGGGCCGGCATGACGCGGGCCTTGGTGGAGGTTTCGATGGAGACGACCGCCGGGAGGACTTTGTCGGAGACCTCACGGAAGTTCATGTTCATGTTCTGCGCGGTCTGCGGGCTGCGCGAGACCGGGGGGAGGACTTCCCCCTTGAAGGCGACTTCGGGGGAGGTGGGGGGGCCCTTCGCTTCCGACAAAGCGATGGCGCCGGCTCCCAGACAGATTCCCAGCGAGAGGCCGGAGACCCAGCCGAGGTTATGTTTCACCATGATGGATTGCTCCTGGAATGCTTGCGTTTTTCCTGACGTATCGCCGCCGCGGTGGGCACGTTGCCGGGCTGCAGCAGCGGTGTATTCAATTTGAGTGTTGCCGGTGAAACGTCGAATCCCAGGGGGATTTTTGAATTCTTTGCATACGAAGAATTGGGCCCCT of Planctomyces sp. SH-PL14 contains these proteins:
- a CDS encoding Do family serine endopeptidase, yielding MVKHNLGWVSGLSLGICLGAGAIALSEAKGPPTSPEVAFKGEVLPPVSRSPQTAQNMNMNFREVSDKVLPAVVSIETSTKARVMPAREGVQFEGNEEMLEQFFGGNPQMREMFRQGGPQRRMPAQRGAGSGFIIDADGIVMTNSHVVDGADSVTVHLQDGRVIKAESWINDPRSDVAIVRLAPTGSPLPALKMGDSDTALVGDWCLAVGNPFDIGTTVTAGIISARGRAPSINEREDFIQTDAAINPGNSGGPLVNLNGEVIGINTAISTRSGGYDGVGFAIPGNMARWVAEQLIKDGSVRRAYLGVALQPMTPNLRQSFGVGPNEGALIGEVMPKSPGEKSGLQSGDVILEFAGRKIANQTELQGVVEQCEPGKGYQATVLRDGDKKPMVVKVEQMPSDYTPALAKMAKPVPAEATQNGKLGLSVVALDNEIAEQLGLEGDAHGVVVRNVRGDGPAAAAGLRQGDVVLKVQGQSVSSVEDFQKALDSGSLDKGVRLHVKRGKSAFFTILQNAE
- the hisG gene encoding ATP phosphoribosyltransferase, which codes for MSESILRLGIPAGSLQEATAELFKKAGYRITFASRSYYPQIDDKEIECLLIRAQEMARYVENGILDAGITGYDWVKETNADVHEVCELVFSKVSRRPVRWVLCVPENSPVQTVKDLQGKRIATEAVGLTKQYLAEHGVTAEVEFSWGATEVKPPRLADAIVEVTETGSSLRANNLRIVAEVIQSTTRLIANRKSWDDAWKRRKLENISMMLQSCLAAEGKVALMLNVRRSDLDAVLKQLPSLQGPTVSSLSNPDWVAVNTILDESVVRTIIPNLKQAGATGIVEYQISKIID
- the mnmA gene encoding tRNA 2-thiouridine(34) synthase MnmA, translated to MRVVLAMSGGVDSSASALLLKEQGHEVIGLFMRSGMTAAAEACRLDDNPLPIIAAKAHKQGCCSASDASDARRVADLLDIPFYALNFQEGFGRIQDYFADEYLAGRTPNPCVKCNIWLKFGKLWDFAQQVDADCIASGHYARLTSVPGESRPGLFRGRDPAKDQSYVLFGIDPELTDRILFPVGDFEKPYIRELAARAGMQVAQKPDSQEICFIPDNDYSAFIERFRGPQETAGELVDTSGAVLGRHDGYQNFTIGQRKGLGVAFGEPRFVVRIEPETRRVVIGTREELGRRTLEADQLNWLIPSPPEEIRATAQIRYQHTPAACVAERIGEDQLRVTFDEPQFGVAPGQAVVLYDGDRVLGGGWIR